In Actinomycetes bacterium, the following are encoded in one genomic region:
- a CDS encoding helix-turn-helix transcriptional regulator, translated as MRNDVRQLRVDTDLSQADLGAALGVSRQTVNAIETGRYSPSLPLAIQIARFFGRSVEEVFHLD; from the coding sequence GTGCGGAACGACGTCCGACAGCTGCGAGTCGACACGGACCTGTCGCAGGCCGACCTGGGCGCAGCCCTCGGCGTCTCCCGCCAGACCGTGAACGCGATCGAGACAGGCAGGTACAGCCCGTCGCTCCCGCTCGCGATCCAGATCGCCCGATTCTTCGGGCGCAGCGTCGAGGAGGTCTTCCATCTCGACTGA